Proteins from a genomic interval of Aquila chrysaetos chrysaetos chromosome 20, bAquChr1.4, whole genome shotgun sequence:
- the DCAF1 gene encoding DDB1- and CUL4-associated factor 1 isoform X5, producing the protein MTSGSGHVDSKAELTALLEQWEKEHGSGQDMVPILTRMSELIEKETEEYRKGDPDPFDDRHPGRADPECMLGHLLRILFKNDDFMNALVNAYVMTSREPPLNTAACRLLLDIMPGLETAVVFQEKEGIVENLFKWAREADQPLRTYATGLLGGAMENQDIAANYRDENSQLVALVLRRLRELQVTEMTTKQENKRPSPRKVPSDPLLPLDEEAVDMDYGEMAVDGEQEEVSGDMEISFHLDSSHKTSSRVNSATKLDDGGLRKSKSGKQHERDGFRKAKQKLGFSASEPERMFVELSNSSWSEMSPWVIGTNYTLYPLTPAIEQRLILQYLTPLGEYQELLPIFMQLGSRELMMYYIDLKRTNDVLLTFEALKHLASLLLHNKFATEFVAHGGVQKLLEIPRPSMAATGVSMCLYYLSYNQDAMERVCMHPHNVLSDVVNYTLWLMECSHASGCCHATMFFSICFSFRAVLELFDRHDGLRRLVNLISTLEILNLEDQGALLSDDEIFASRQTGKHTCMALRRYFEAHLAIKLEQVKQSLQRTEGGILVHPQPPYKACSYTHEQIVEMMEFLIEYGPAQLYWEPAEVFLKLSCVQLMLQLISIACNWKTYYARNDTVRYALDVLAILTVVPKIQLQLAEPVDVLDEAGSTVSTVGISIILGVAEGEFFIHDAEIQKSALQIIINCVCGPDNRISSIGKFISGTPRRKLPQAPKSSEHTLAKMWNVVQSNNGIKVLLSLLSIKMPITDADQIRALACKALVGLSRSSTVRQIISKLPLFSSCQIQQLMKEPVLQDKRSEHVKFCKYAAELIERVSGKPLLIGTDVSLARLQKADVVAQSRITFPEKELLLLIRNHLISKGLGETASVLTKEADLPMTAASHSSAFTPVAAAASPVTLPRTPRIANGISARLSSHASVGSTAASVHAQARPSASQGPLALPGPSYASNSPLIGRISFVRERPSPCNGRKIRVLRQKSDHGAYSQSPAIKKQLDRHLPSPPTLDSIITEYLREQHARCKNPVATCPPFSLFTPHQCPEPKQRRQAPTNFTSRLTRRAAFPKYGGVDGGCFDRHLIFSRFRPISVFREANEDESGFTCCAFSARERFLMLGTCTGQLKLYNVFSGQEEASYNCHNSAITHLEPSRDGSLLLTSATWSQPLSALWGMKSVFDMKHSFPDDHYVEFSKHSQDRVIGTKGDIAHIYDIQTGNKLLTLFNPDLANNYKKNCATFNPTDDLVLNDGVLWDVRSAQAIHKFDKFNMTISGVFHPNGLEVIVNTEIWDLRTFHLLHTVPALDQCRVVFNYTGTVMYGAMLQADDEDDLLEERMRSPFGSSFRTFNATDYKPIATIDVKRNIFDLCTDSKDCYLAVIENQGSMDAMNMDTVCRLYEVGRQRLAEDEEDEEEDQLTSPFSKECQKEEEEQEEEDDDEDDDDTDDLDELDTDQLLEAELEEDENNENAGEDGENDFSPSDDEELANLLEEGDDGEDEDSDADEEVELILGDINCSIQ; encoded by the exons GATGTCCGAGCTGATTGAGAAAGAGACTGAAGAGTACCGCAAAGGGGATCCAGACCCATTTGATGACCGACACCCAG GTCGAGCGGACCCAGAGTGCATGCTTGGTCACTTACTGAGGATACTTTTCAAGAATGATGATTTCATGAACGCG CTAGTGAATGCTTATGTGATGACAAGCAGAGAACCTCCATTAAACACTGCTGCCTGCCGACTTCTTCTGGATATCATGCCGGGACTGGAAACAGCTGTTGTCTTTCAGGAAAAG GAAGGCATAGTTGAAAATCTCTTCAAGTGGGCGCGAGAGGCTGATCAGCCACTAAGGACATATGCAACGGGGCTGTTAGGAGGAGCTATGGAAAACCAAGATATTGCTGCAAATTACAGGGACGAGAACTCACAATTG gTGGCTTTGGTGCTTCGACGGCTACGAGAGTTACAGGTTACTGAAATGactacaaaacaagaaaacaagcgTCCCAGTCCTCGGAAAGTGCCATCAGATCCTCTGCTGCCTCTAGATGAAGAGGCTGTGGATATGGATTATGGGGAGATGGCAGTAGATGGAGAGCAAGAGGAGGTTTCTGGTGATATGGAGATCTCCTTTCATCTTGATTCAAGTCACAAGACCAGTAGCAGAGTAAACTCTGCTACAAAGCTAGATGATGGGGgactgagaaaaagcaaatcagGGAAACAGCATGAAAGAGATGGCTTCCGGAAGGCCAAGCAAAAGCTGGGCTTCTCTGCTTCGGAACCAGAGCGGATGTTTGTTGAACTGTCCAACAGCAGCTGGTCTGAAATGTCCCCGTGGGTGATTGGCACTAATTATACACTTTACCCTTTGACTCCCGCCATAGAGCAGAGGCTAATTCTTCAGTACCTGACTCCCTTAGGGGAGTACCAAGAG CTACTACCCATCTTTATGCAACTGGGATCAAGGGAGCTGATGATGTACTACATTGATTTGAAGCGAACCAACGATGTGCTGCTCACTTTTGAAGCCCTTAAG CATTTGGCATCATTGCTGCTGCACAACAAGTTTGCAACGGAGTTTGTTGCTCATGGAGGAGTGCAAAAGTTGCTGGAGATTCCTCGTCCTTCCATGGCAGCAACAGGGGTCTCCATGTGCTTATATTATTTGTCTTACAATCAAGATGCCATGGAGAGG GTGTGCATGCACCCCCATAATGTGCTTTCAGATGTAGTAAACTATACCTTATGGCTAATGGAGTGCTCCCATGCCTCGGGCTGCTGCCATGCTACCATGTTCTTCTCCATTTGCTTCTCCTTCCGTGCTGTCCTGGAGCTCTTTGACAGGCATGATGGCCTTCGACGCCTGGTTAACCTG ATAAGCACTCTTGAGATCTTAAACCTGGAAGACCAAGGAGCCCTCCTGAGTGATGATGAGATCTTTGCCAGTCGCCAGACTGGGAAACACACCTGCATGGCCTTGCGTAGATACTTTGAGGCTCACCTTGCTATCAAACTTGAACAGGTGAAGCAGTCACTCCAGCGTACTGAAGGAGGCATTCTGGTCCATCCACAGCCCCCCTACAAG GCCTGTTCGTATACACATGAGCAGATTGTAGAGATGATGGAGTTCCTGATAGAGTATGGTCCAGCACAGCTCTACTGGGAGCCAgcagaagtttttcttaaattgtcTTGTGTCCAACTCATGCTTCAGCTCATTTCCATAGCATGCAACTGGAAGACTTACTATGCAAG GAATGACACAGTACGGTATGCTTTGGATGTACTAGCTATCCTGACTGTGGTTCCTAAGATCCAGTTGCAGCTGGCAGAACCTGTGGATGTGTTAGATGAAGCTGGATCTACTGTTTCCACTGTGG GTATTAGTATCATCCTTGGAGTTGCTGAGGGTGAATTTTTCATCCATGATGCTGAGATTCAGAAATCAGCCCTTCAGATCATCATCAATTGTGTATGTGGCCCAGACAATCGGATCTCCAGTATTGGCAAATTCATCTCTGGAACTCCTCGGCGAAAGCTTCCTCAGGCCCCCAAGAGCAGTGAGCACACGTTAGCTAAGATGTGGAATGTGGTACAGTCCAACAATGGCATCAAAGTGCTGCTGTCATTGCTCTCTATAAAGATGCCAATCACAGACGCAGATCAGATCCGAGCATTAGCCTGCAAAGCCTTGGTGGGGCTCTCACGGAGCAGTACTGTCCGGCAGATTATCAGCAAGCTTCCCCTCTTCAGCAGCTGTCAAATTCAGCAGCTGATGAAAGAACCAGTGCTTCAGGACAAGCGCAGCGAGCATGTGAAGTTCTGCAAATACGCTGCTGAGCTGATAGAGCGTGTCTCGGGGAAGCCATTGCTGATTGGCACAGACGTCTCTCTGGCTCGGTTGCAAAAAGCTGATGTGGTGGCCCAATCAAGGATCACGTTTCCTGagaaggagctgctgctcctgatTCGGAACCATCTCATCTCTAAGGGCCTAGGAGAAACTGCATCTGTCCTCACTAAAGAGGCTGACCTACCCATGACTGCAGCATCTCATTCATCTGCCTTCACCCCTGTTGCGgctgctgcctctcctgtgACCCTGCCTCGCACTCCTCGCATAGCTAACGGCATCTCAGCCCGTTTGAGTAGCCACGCTTCTGTAGGTTCCACTGCCGCCTCTGTCCATGCTCAGGCAAGGCCATCTGCATCCCAAGGTCCACTTGCCCTTCCAGGCCCTTCTTATGCCAGCAACTCTCCTCTGATTGGCAGGATTAGCTTTGTCAGGGAGAGGCCATCTCCCTGCAATGGCAGAAAAATCAGAGTGTTGCGACAAAAATCGGACCATGGCGCCTACAGCCAGAGCCCAGCTATCAAAAAGCAGCTGGACAGAcaccttccttccccacccacGCTGGACAGTATAATCACAGAGTACCTTAGGGAGCAGCATGCCCGCTGCAAGAACCCTGTTGCCACCTgtccccctttctctctctttactCCCCACCAGTGTCCTGAGCCAAAACAGAGGCGCCAAGCGCCAACTAACTTTACCTCACGGCTGACCCGCAGGGCAGCCTTTCCGAAGTACGGAGGGGTGGATGGTGGCTGCTTTGATAGACACCTTATATTTAGcag GTTCCGTCCAATTTCTGTGTTCAGGGAAGCAAATGAGGATGAGAGTGGCTTTACCTGTTGTGCGTTTTCTGCAAGAGAACGATTCTTAATGCTGGGTACTTGCACGGGGCAGTTGAAACTCTATAACGTATTCAGTGGACAGGAGGAGGCCAGTTACAACTGCCATAACTCTGCCATCACGCACCTTGAGCCATCCAGG GATGGATCTTTATTGCTGACATCTGCTACGTGGAGCCAACCTCTGTCTGCATTGTGGGGAATGAAGTCTGTCTTTGATATGAA GCATTCCTTCCCTGATGACCACTACGTGGAGTTCAGCAAGCACTCTCAGGATAGGGTCATTGGCACAAAAGGAGACATTGCCCAT ATCTATGATATTCAGACTGGCAACAAGCTATTGACTCTGTTTAACCCAGATCTTGCCAACAACTACAAGAAGAACTGTGCCACCTTTAACCCCACTGATGACCTTGTCCTAAATGATGGTGTCCTCTGGGATGTCAGATCGGCACAAGCCATCCACAAGTTTGACAAATTCAACATGACCATCAGTGGTGTTTTCCATCCCAATGGGCTAGAGGTCATAGTCAACACAGAAATT TGGGACCTCCGAACTTTCCATTTGTTACACACAGTACCTGCACTGGATCAGTGTCGTGTGGTCTTCAACTATACTGGCACAGTTATGTATGGAG CTATGTTGCAGGCAGATGACGAAGATGACCTTCTGGAGGAGAGAATGAGAAGTCCTTTTGGCTCTTCTTTCAGGACATTTAATGCAACTGATTATAAACCTATAG CTACCATAGATGTAAAGCGGAATATCTTTGACTTGTGCACAGACAGCAAGGACTGCTATCTGGCTGTCATTGAG AATCAAGGGAGCATGGATGCCATGAACATGGATACAGTTTGCAGACTGTATGAAGTGGGCAGGCAGCGTTTGGCAGAAgatgaagaggatgaagaagaaGATCAG CTGACTTCACCTTTTTCCAAAGAATGCCAGAAG
- the DCAF1 gene encoding DDB1- and CUL4-associated factor 1 isoform X2 produces MTSGSGHVDSKAELTALLEQWEKEHGSGQDMVPILTRMSELIEKETEEYRKGDPDPFDDRHPGRADPECMLGHLLRILFKNDDFMNALVNAYVMTSREPPLNTAACRLLLDIMPGLETAVVFQEKEGIVENLFKWAREADQPLRTYATGLLGGAMENQDIAANYRDENSQLVALVLRRLRELQVTEMTTKQENKRPSPRKVPSDPLLPLDEEAVDMDYGEMAVDGEQEEVSGDMEISFHLDSSHKTSSRVNSATKLDDGGLRKSKSGKQHERDGFRKAKQKLGFSASEPERMFVELSNSSWSEMSPWVIGTNYTLYPLTPAIEQRLILQYLTPLGEYQELLPIFMQLGSRELMMYYIDLKRTNDVLLTFEALKHLASLLLHNKFATEFVAHGGVQKLLEIPRPSMAATGVSMCLYYLSYNQDAMERVCMHPHNVLSDVVNYTLWLMECSHASGCCHATMFFSICFSFRAVLELFDRHDGLRRLVNLISTLEILNLEDQGALLSDDEIFASRQTGKHTCMALRRYFEAHLAIKLEQVKQSLQRTEGGILVHPQPPYKACSYTHEQIVEMMEFLIEYGPAQLYWEPAEVFLKLSCVQLMLQLISIACNWKTYYARNDTVRYALDVLAILTVVPKIQLQLAEPVDVLDEAGSTVSTVGISIILGVAEGEFFIHDAEIQKSALQIIINCVCGPDNRISSIGKFISGTPRRKLPQAPKSSEHTLAKMWNVVQSNNGIKVLLSLLSIKMPITDADQIRALACKALVGLSRSSTVRQIISKLPLFSSCQIQQLMKEPVLQDKRSEHVKFCKYAAELIERVSGKPLLIGTDVSLARLQKADVVAQSRITFPEKELLLLIRNHLISKGLGETASVLTKEADLPMTAASHSSAFTPVAAAASPVTLPRTPRIANGISARLSSHASVGSTAASVHAQARPSASQGPLALPGPSYASNSPLIGRISFVRERPSPCNGRKIRVLRQKSDHGAYSQSPAIKKQLDRHLPSPPTLDSIITEYLREQHARCKNPVATCPPFSLFTPHQCPEPKQRRQAPTNFTSRLTRRAAFPKYGGVDGGCFDRHLIFSRFRPISVFREANEDESGFTCCAFSARERFLMLGTCTGQLKLYNVFSGQEEASYNCHNSAITHLEPSRDGSLLLTSATWSQPLSALWGMKSVFDMKHSFPDDHYVEFSKHSQDRVIGTKGDIAHIYDIQTGNKLLTLFNPDLANNYKKNCATFNPTDDLVLNDGVLWDVRSAQAIHKFDKFNMTISGVFHPNGLEVIVNTEIWDLRTFHLLHTVPALDQCRVVFNYTGTVMYGAMLQADDEDDLLEERMRSPFGSSFRTFNATDYKPIATIDVKRNIFDLCTDSKDCYLAVIENQGSMDAMNMDTVCRLYEVGRQRLAEDEEDEEEDQLTSPFSKECQKEEEEQEEEDDDEDDDDTDDLDELDTDQLLEAELEEDENNENAGEDGENDFSPSDDEELANLLEEGDDGEDEDSDADEEVELILGDRKHLRRGEPSRRPCLP; encoded by the exons GATGTCCGAGCTGATTGAGAAAGAGACTGAAGAGTACCGCAAAGGGGATCCAGACCCATTTGATGACCGACACCCAG GTCGAGCGGACCCAGAGTGCATGCTTGGTCACTTACTGAGGATACTTTTCAAGAATGATGATTTCATGAACGCG CTAGTGAATGCTTATGTGATGACAAGCAGAGAACCTCCATTAAACACTGCTGCCTGCCGACTTCTTCTGGATATCATGCCGGGACTGGAAACAGCTGTTGTCTTTCAGGAAAAG GAAGGCATAGTTGAAAATCTCTTCAAGTGGGCGCGAGAGGCTGATCAGCCACTAAGGACATATGCAACGGGGCTGTTAGGAGGAGCTATGGAAAACCAAGATATTGCTGCAAATTACAGGGACGAGAACTCACAATTG gTGGCTTTGGTGCTTCGACGGCTACGAGAGTTACAGGTTACTGAAATGactacaaaacaagaaaacaagcgTCCCAGTCCTCGGAAAGTGCCATCAGATCCTCTGCTGCCTCTAGATGAAGAGGCTGTGGATATGGATTATGGGGAGATGGCAGTAGATGGAGAGCAAGAGGAGGTTTCTGGTGATATGGAGATCTCCTTTCATCTTGATTCAAGTCACAAGACCAGTAGCAGAGTAAACTCTGCTACAAAGCTAGATGATGGGGgactgagaaaaagcaaatcagGGAAACAGCATGAAAGAGATGGCTTCCGGAAGGCCAAGCAAAAGCTGGGCTTCTCTGCTTCGGAACCAGAGCGGATGTTTGTTGAACTGTCCAACAGCAGCTGGTCTGAAATGTCCCCGTGGGTGATTGGCACTAATTATACACTTTACCCTTTGACTCCCGCCATAGAGCAGAGGCTAATTCTTCAGTACCTGACTCCCTTAGGGGAGTACCAAGAG CTACTACCCATCTTTATGCAACTGGGATCAAGGGAGCTGATGATGTACTACATTGATTTGAAGCGAACCAACGATGTGCTGCTCACTTTTGAAGCCCTTAAG CATTTGGCATCATTGCTGCTGCACAACAAGTTTGCAACGGAGTTTGTTGCTCATGGAGGAGTGCAAAAGTTGCTGGAGATTCCTCGTCCTTCCATGGCAGCAACAGGGGTCTCCATGTGCTTATATTATTTGTCTTACAATCAAGATGCCATGGAGAGG GTGTGCATGCACCCCCATAATGTGCTTTCAGATGTAGTAAACTATACCTTATGGCTAATGGAGTGCTCCCATGCCTCGGGCTGCTGCCATGCTACCATGTTCTTCTCCATTTGCTTCTCCTTCCGTGCTGTCCTGGAGCTCTTTGACAGGCATGATGGCCTTCGACGCCTGGTTAACCTG ATAAGCACTCTTGAGATCTTAAACCTGGAAGACCAAGGAGCCCTCCTGAGTGATGATGAGATCTTTGCCAGTCGCCAGACTGGGAAACACACCTGCATGGCCTTGCGTAGATACTTTGAGGCTCACCTTGCTATCAAACTTGAACAGGTGAAGCAGTCACTCCAGCGTACTGAAGGAGGCATTCTGGTCCATCCACAGCCCCCCTACAAG GCCTGTTCGTATACACATGAGCAGATTGTAGAGATGATGGAGTTCCTGATAGAGTATGGTCCAGCACAGCTCTACTGGGAGCCAgcagaagtttttcttaaattgtcTTGTGTCCAACTCATGCTTCAGCTCATTTCCATAGCATGCAACTGGAAGACTTACTATGCAAG GAATGACACAGTACGGTATGCTTTGGATGTACTAGCTATCCTGACTGTGGTTCCTAAGATCCAGTTGCAGCTGGCAGAACCTGTGGATGTGTTAGATGAAGCTGGATCTACTGTTTCCACTGTGG GTATTAGTATCATCCTTGGAGTTGCTGAGGGTGAATTTTTCATCCATGATGCTGAGATTCAGAAATCAGCCCTTCAGATCATCATCAATTGTGTATGTGGCCCAGACAATCGGATCTCCAGTATTGGCAAATTCATCTCTGGAACTCCTCGGCGAAAGCTTCCTCAGGCCCCCAAGAGCAGTGAGCACACGTTAGCTAAGATGTGGAATGTGGTACAGTCCAACAATGGCATCAAAGTGCTGCTGTCATTGCTCTCTATAAAGATGCCAATCACAGACGCAGATCAGATCCGAGCATTAGCCTGCAAAGCCTTGGTGGGGCTCTCACGGAGCAGTACTGTCCGGCAGATTATCAGCAAGCTTCCCCTCTTCAGCAGCTGTCAAATTCAGCAGCTGATGAAAGAACCAGTGCTTCAGGACAAGCGCAGCGAGCATGTGAAGTTCTGCAAATACGCTGCTGAGCTGATAGAGCGTGTCTCGGGGAAGCCATTGCTGATTGGCACAGACGTCTCTCTGGCTCGGTTGCAAAAAGCTGATGTGGTGGCCCAATCAAGGATCACGTTTCCTGagaaggagctgctgctcctgatTCGGAACCATCTCATCTCTAAGGGCCTAGGAGAAACTGCATCTGTCCTCACTAAAGAGGCTGACCTACCCATGACTGCAGCATCTCATTCATCTGCCTTCACCCCTGTTGCGgctgctgcctctcctgtgACCCTGCCTCGCACTCCTCGCATAGCTAACGGCATCTCAGCCCGTTTGAGTAGCCACGCTTCTGTAGGTTCCACTGCCGCCTCTGTCCATGCTCAGGCAAGGCCATCTGCATCCCAAGGTCCACTTGCCCTTCCAGGCCCTTCTTATGCCAGCAACTCTCCTCTGATTGGCAGGATTAGCTTTGTCAGGGAGAGGCCATCTCCCTGCAATGGCAGAAAAATCAGAGTGTTGCGACAAAAATCGGACCATGGCGCCTACAGCCAGAGCCCAGCTATCAAAAAGCAGCTGGACAGAcaccttccttccccacccacGCTGGACAGTATAATCACAGAGTACCTTAGGGAGCAGCATGCCCGCTGCAAGAACCCTGTTGCCACCTgtccccctttctctctctttactCCCCACCAGTGTCCTGAGCCAAAACAGAGGCGCCAAGCGCCAACTAACTTTACCTCACGGCTGACCCGCAGGGCAGCCTTTCCGAAGTACGGAGGGGTGGATGGTGGCTGCTTTGATAGACACCTTATATTTAGcag GTTCCGTCCAATTTCTGTGTTCAGGGAAGCAAATGAGGATGAGAGTGGCTTTACCTGTTGTGCGTTTTCTGCAAGAGAACGATTCTTAATGCTGGGTACTTGCACGGGGCAGTTGAAACTCTATAACGTATTCAGTGGACAGGAGGAGGCCAGTTACAACTGCCATAACTCTGCCATCACGCACCTTGAGCCATCCAGG GATGGATCTTTATTGCTGACATCTGCTACGTGGAGCCAACCTCTGTCTGCATTGTGGGGAATGAAGTCTGTCTTTGATATGAA GCATTCCTTCCCTGATGACCACTACGTGGAGTTCAGCAAGCACTCTCAGGATAGGGTCATTGGCACAAAAGGAGACATTGCCCAT ATCTATGATATTCAGACTGGCAACAAGCTATTGACTCTGTTTAACCCAGATCTTGCCAACAACTACAAGAAGAACTGTGCCACCTTTAACCCCACTGATGACCTTGTCCTAAATGATGGTGTCCTCTGGGATGTCAGATCGGCACAAGCCATCCACAAGTTTGACAAATTCAACATGACCATCAGTGGTGTTTTCCATCCCAATGGGCTAGAGGTCATAGTCAACACAGAAATT TGGGACCTCCGAACTTTCCATTTGTTACACACAGTACCTGCACTGGATCAGTGTCGTGTGGTCTTCAACTATACTGGCACAGTTATGTATGGAG CTATGTTGCAGGCAGATGACGAAGATGACCTTCTGGAGGAGAGAATGAGAAGTCCTTTTGGCTCTTCTTTCAGGACATTTAATGCAACTGATTATAAACCTATAG CTACCATAGATGTAAAGCGGAATATCTTTGACTTGTGCACAGACAGCAAGGACTGCTATCTGGCTGTCATTGAG AATCAAGGGAGCATGGATGCCATGAACATGGATACAGTTTGCAGACTGTATGAAGTGGGCAGGCAGCGTTTGGCAGAAgatgaagaggatgaagaagaaGATCAG CTGACTTCACCTTTTTCCAAAGAATGCCAGAAG